In Drosophila simulans strain w501 chromosome X, Prin_Dsim_3.1, whole genome shotgun sequence, one DNA window encodes the following:
- the LOC6724752 gene encoding uncharacterized protein LOC6724752 isoform X2 translates to MQSTQSKGDRSSMHRGPLLLCAVVVVLVTLPEQINARMAFEKLTDFDFPGNTYYSVKNLSLYECQGWCREEADCQAAAFSFVVNPLSPSQETHCQLQNDSSAANPSAAPQRSANMYYMVKLQLRSENVCHRPWSFERVPNKVIRGLDNALIYTSTKEACLSACLNERRFVCRSVEYDYNNMKCVLSDSDRRSSGQFVQLVDAQGTDYFENLCLKPVQACKNNRSFGNSQKMGVSEEKVAQYVGLHYYTDKELQVTSESACRLACEIESEFLCRSFLYLGQPQGSQYNCRLYHLDHKTLPDGPSTYLNHERPLIDHGEPIGQYFENQCEKAAGLGAGSPPGTLDKIDTLPVSLDTIEDPNLTNLTRNDVNCDKTGTCYDVSVHCKDTRIAVQVRTNKPFNGRIYALGRSETCNIDVINSDAFRLDLTMAGQDCNTQSVTGVYSNTVVLQHHSVVMTKADKIYKVKCTYDMSSKNITFGMMPIRDPEMIHINSSPEAPPPRIRILDTRQREVETVRIGDRLNFRIEIPEDTPYGIFARSCVAMAKDARTSFKIIDDDGCPTDPTIFPGFTADGNALQSTYEAFRFTESYGVIFQCNVKYCLGPCEPAVCEWNMESFESLGRRRRRSIESNDTKSEDDMNISQEILVLDFGDEKREFFKADPSTDFAKGECEKTKSFCQRLTYLILHLDKTVTIIEPCPTKTSVLALAVTCALMILLYISTLFCYYMKKWMQPHKIVA, encoded by the exons ATGCAGTCAACCCAAAGTAAAGGTGATCGATCTTCGATGCACAGGGGCCCCCTACTTCTCTGCGCCGTGGTGGTCGTCCTGGTGACTTTGCCTGAACAGATCAATGCCCGTATGGCATTTGAAAAGCTAACGGACTTTGATTTTCCGGGCAACACGTATTACAGCGTGAAAAACCTTTCACTCTATGAGTGTCAAGGATGGTGTCGCGAGGAGGCAGATTGCCAAGCGGCGGCCTTTAGTTTTGTAGTTAACCCTTTGTCGCCTTCGCAAGAGACCCACTGTCAATTGCAGAACGACTCCTCCGCAGCCAATCCTTCGGCAGCTCCGCAAAGAAGCGCAAACATGTACTACATGGTAAAATTGCAGCTGCGCAGCGAGAATGTGTGCCACCGACCGTGGAGTTTCGAGAGGGTTCCAAACAAGGTGATCCGCGGCCTGGACAATGCACTAATATACACCAGTACAAAAGAGGCCTGTTTATCAGCTTGCCTCAACGAAAGGCGATTTGTATGCCGATCTGTGGAGTATGATTATAACAACATGAAGTGTGTGCTCAGTGATTCGGATAGACGCAGCTCTGGACAGTTTGTTCAACTAGTGGATGCTCAGGGTACGGATTACTTTGAGAATCTGTGCTTAAAGCCGGTTCAGGCCTGTAAAAATAACCGTTCGTTTGGCAATTCCCAAAAAATGGGGGTCTCCGAAGAGAAGGTGGCCCAATACGTTGGTCTGCACTACTATACTGACAAGGAACTCCAAGTGACCTCAGAATCCGCCTGCCGTTTGGCATGTGAAATTGAATCTGAGTTCCTGTGCCGCTCCTTCCTGTACCTGGGTCAACCCCAAGGATCCCAGTACAACTGTAGGCTATATCATTTGGATCACAAGACCCTGCCTGATGGTCCATCCACGTATTTGAACCATGAGCGCCCACTGATCGATCATGGTGAGCCCATTGGTCAGTACTTTGAAAATCAGTGCGAGAAGGCCGCCGGTTTGGGAGCTGGATCACCACCGGGAACTCTTGATAAAATCGATACTCTACCCGTTAGCCTAGACACCATTGAAGATCCCAACCTGACCAACTTAACCCGCAATGACGTTAATTGTGACAAGACCGGAACTTGCTATGATG TTTCTGTGCACTGCAAGGACACTAGAATTGCCGTGCAGGTCCGCACCAACAAGCCGTTCAATGGACGCATTTATGCTTTGGGACGCTCGGAGACCTGCAACATCGATGTTATTAACTCAGATGCTTTTCGGCTGGATTTGACCATGGCTGGACAGGATTGTAACACGCAGAGTGTG ACCGGTGTCTACTCCAACACAGTGGTTTTGCAGCATCACAGCGTGGTAATGACCAAGGCCGACAAGATCTATAAGGTTAAGTGCACTTACGATATGAGCTCAAAGAATATCACCTTCGGTATGATGCCGATCCGTGACCCGGAGATGATCCATATAAATTCGTCTCCGGAGGCTCCACCACCAAGGATCCGCATCCTGGACACCCGACAACGTGAGGTGGAGACTGTGCGTATTGGAGATCGACTTAATTTCCGCATCGAGATTCCTGAAGACA CTCCCTATGGCATTTTTGCTCGATCTTGTGTGGCTATGGCTAAGGACGCCCGCACCAGCTTTAAGATCATCGACGACGACGGCTGCCCCACTGATCCCACCATCTTCCCCGGCTTCACCGCTGACGGTAATGCTCTGCAATCTACATACGAGGCATTCCGATTCACGGAGAGCTACGGCGTGATTTTCCAATGCAATGTCAAGTACTGCTTGGGTCCATGTGAGCCGGCTGTGTGCGAATGGAACATGGAGTCATTCGAATCTTTGGGCAGACGGCGTCGTCGCTCTATCGAGAG caACGATACCAAGAGCGAGGATGATATGAACATCTCGCAGGAGATCCTCGTTTTAGACTTCGGCGATGAAAAGCGCGAGTTCTTTAAGGCAGATCCCAGCACAGACTTCGCCAAAGGTGAGTGTGAAAAAACGAAATCGTTTTGTCAGCGCCTTACGTACCTTATATTACATCTAGACAAAACTGTTACCATTATCGAGCCGTGCCCCACGAAGACATCAGTCCTAGCTCTCGCGGTCACCTGCGCGCTGATGATCCTGCTTTACATTTCAACTTTATTCTGCTACTACATGAAGAAGTGGATGCAGCCCCACAAGATCGTAGCATAA
- the LOC6724752 gene encoding uncharacterized protein LOC6724752 isoform X1, with product MQSTQSKGDRSSMHRGPLLLCAVVVVLVTLPEQINARMAFEKLTDFDFPGNTYYSVKNLSLYECQGWCREEADCQAAAFSFVVNPLSPSQETHCQLQNDSSAANPSAAPQRSANMYYMVKLQLRSENVCHRPWSFERVPNKVIRGLDNALIYTSTKEACLSACLNERRFVCRSVEYDYNNMKCVLSDSDRRSSGQFVQLVDAQGTDYFENLCLKPVQACKNNRSFGNSQKMGVSEEKVAQYVGLHYYTDKELQVTSESACRLACEIESEFLCRSFLYLGQPQGSQYNCRLYHLDHKTLPDGPSTYLNHERPLIDHGEPIGQYFENQCEKAAGLGAGSPPGTLDKIDTLPVSLDTIEDPNLTNLTRNDVNCDKTGTCYDVSVHCKDTRIAVQVRTNKPFNGRIYALGRSETCNIDVINSDAFRLDLTMAGQDCNTQSVTGVYSNTVVLQHHSVVMTKADKIYKVKCTYDMSSKNITFGMMPIRDPEMIHINSSPEAPPPRIRILDTRQREVETVRIGDRLNFRIEIPEDTPYGIFARSCVAMAKDARTSFKIIDDDGCPTDPTIFPGFTADGNALQSTYEAFRFTESYGVIFQCNVKYCLGPCEPAVCEWNMESFESLGRRRRRSIESNDTKSEDDMNISQEILVLDFGDEKREFFKADPSTDFAKDKTVTIIEPCPTKTSVLALAVTCALMILLYISTLFCYYMKKWMQPHKIVA from the exons ATGCAGTCAACCCAAAGTAAAGGTGATCGATCTTCGATGCACAGGGGCCCCCTACTTCTCTGCGCCGTGGTGGTCGTCCTGGTGACTTTGCCTGAACAGATCAATGCCCGTATGGCATTTGAAAAGCTAACGGACTTTGATTTTCCGGGCAACACGTATTACAGCGTGAAAAACCTTTCACTCTATGAGTGTCAAGGATGGTGTCGCGAGGAGGCAGATTGCCAAGCGGCGGCCTTTAGTTTTGTAGTTAACCCTTTGTCGCCTTCGCAAGAGACCCACTGTCAATTGCAGAACGACTCCTCCGCAGCCAATCCTTCGGCAGCTCCGCAAAGAAGCGCAAACATGTACTACATGGTAAAATTGCAGCTGCGCAGCGAGAATGTGTGCCACCGACCGTGGAGTTTCGAGAGGGTTCCAAACAAGGTGATCCGCGGCCTGGACAATGCACTAATATACACCAGTACAAAAGAGGCCTGTTTATCAGCTTGCCTCAACGAAAGGCGATTTGTATGCCGATCTGTGGAGTATGATTATAACAACATGAAGTGTGTGCTCAGTGATTCGGATAGACGCAGCTCTGGACAGTTTGTTCAACTAGTGGATGCTCAGGGTACGGATTACTTTGAGAATCTGTGCTTAAAGCCGGTTCAGGCCTGTAAAAATAACCGTTCGTTTGGCAATTCCCAAAAAATGGGGGTCTCCGAAGAGAAGGTGGCCCAATACGTTGGTCTGCACTACTATACTGACAAGGAACTCCAAGTGACCTCAGAATCCGCCTGCCGTTTGGCATGTGAAATTGAATCTGAGTTCCTGTGCCGCTCCTTCCTGTACCTGGGTCAACCCCAAGGATCCCAGTACAACTGTAGGCTATATCATTTGGATCACAAGACCCTGCCTGATGGTCCATCCACGTATTTGAACCATGAGCGCCCACTGATCGATCATGGTGAGCCCATTGGTCAGTACTTTGAAAATCAGTGCGAGAAGGCCGCCGGTTTGGGAGCTGGATCACCACCGGGAACTCTTGATAAAATCGATACTCTACCCGTTAGCCTAGACACCATTGAAGATCCCAACCTGACCAACTTAACCCGCAATGACGTTAATTGTGACAAGACCGGAACTTGCTATGATG TTTCTGTGCACTGCAAGGACACTAGAATTGCCGTGCAGGTCCGCACCAACAAGCCGTTCAATGGACGCATTTATGCTTTGGGACGCTCGGAGACCTGCAACATCGATGTTATTAACTCAGATGCTTTTCGGCTGGATTTGACCATGGCTGGACAGGATTGTAACACGCAGAGTGTG ACCGGTGTCTACTCCAACACAGTGGTTTTGCAGCATCACAGCGTGGTAATGACCAAGGCCGACAAGATCTATAAGGTTAAGTGCACTTACGATATGAGCTCAAAGAATATCACCTTCGGTATGATGCCGATCCGTGACCCGGAGATGATCCATATAAATTCGTCTCCGGAGGCTCCACCACCAAGGATCCGCATCCTGGACACCCGACAACGTGAGGTGGAGACTGTGCGTATTGGAGATCGACTTAATTTCCGCATCGAGATTCCTGAAGACA CTCCCTATGGCATTTTTGCTCGATCTTGTGTGGCTATGGCTAAGGACGCCCGCACCAGCTTTAAGATCATCGACGACGACGGCTGCCCCACTGATCCCACCATCTTCCCCGGCTTCACCGCTGACGGTAATGCTCTGCAATCTACATACGAGGCATTCCGATTCACGGAGAGCTACGGCGTGATTTTCCAATGCAATGTCAAGTACTGCTTGGGTCCATGTGAGCCGGCTGTGTGCGAATGGAACATGGAGTCATTCGAATCTTTGGGCAGACGGCGTCGTCGCTCTATCGAGAG caACGATACCAAGAGCGAGGATGATATGAACATCTCGCAGGAGATCCTCGTTTTAGACTTCGGCGATGAAAAGCGCGAGTTCTTTAAGGCAGATCCCAGCACAGACTTCGCCAAAG ACAAAACTGTTACCATTATCGAGCCGTGCCCCACGAAGACATCAGTCCTAGCTCTCGCGGTCACCTGCGCGCTGATGATCCTGCTTTACATTTCAACTTTATTCTGCTACTACATGAAGAAGTGGATGCAGCCCCACAAGATCGTAGCATAA